One Glycine max cultivar Williams 82 chromosome 3, Glycine_max_v4.0, whole genome shotgun sequence DNA window includes the following coding sequences:
- the LOC100802748 gene encoding probable trehalose-phosphate phosphatase J translates to MVYDSLCGYAHHLTLLLFHHSLHLYHPSALNTFEQIVYSAKGKQIVVFLDYDGTLSPIVADPDKAFMTRKMRATLKGISRHFPIAIVTRRCRDKVYNFVKLAELGMDITGPTKSPKGNNNNKAVLFQSTSQFLPMIDEVYKILLEKTKTVPRAKVENNKFFLSLHFRCVDKKSWAALAEKVRLVLNEYPQLRLTQGRKVLEIRPTIKWDKGKALEFLLESLGYKNLNDVFPIYIGDDRTDEDAFKVLRSRGQGIGILVSRVAKETNASYSLQCRSNSFL, encoded by the exons ATGGTTTATGATTCTCTGTGTGGTTATGCTCATCACCTGACTCTGCTTCTATTTCACCATTCTTTGCACCTTTATCACCCTTCAGCTCTGAACACCTTTGAACAAATAGTATATAGTGCCAAAGGAAAGCAAATTGTAGTTTTTCTTGACTACGATGGAACTCTCTCTCCAATTGTTGCAGATCCAGATAAGGCTTTCATGACTAGAA AGATGAGAGCAACACTAAAGGGTATATCAAGACATTTTCCCATAGCAATCGTGACCAGAAGGTGCAGAGACAAG gTATATAACTTTGTAAAATTGGCAGAACTTGGCATGGACATCACTGGTCCAACAAAAAGTCCAAAA ggtaataataataataaagcagTGTTGTTCCAATCCACGAGTCAATTCCTGCCAATGATCGATGag gtGTACAAGATCTTGTTAGAAAAAACGAAGACTGTCCCAAGGGCTAAGGTTGAGaacaataagttttttttgtccTTGCACTTTCGTTGTGTTGACAAAAAG AGTTGGGCAGCGTTGGCGGAGAAAGTTAGATTGGTGCTCAATGAGTATCCACAACTCAGACTAACCCAAGGGAGAAAAGTGCTAGAGATCCGTCCAACCATCAAATGGGACAAGGGCAAGGCTCTTGAATTTTTGTTAGAATCATTAG GGTACAAGaatttgaatgatgtatttCCAATCTATATTGGTGATGATCGAACTGATGAGGATGCTTTTA aagTTTTGCGCAGTAGGGGTCAAGGAATTGGGATTCTTGTTTCTAGAGttgcaaaagaaacaaatgCTTCCTATTCCTTGCAATGCAGGTCAAATTCCTTTCTCTGA
- the LOC100802216 gene encoding pumilio homolog 24 encodes MAAKKHDVGDTKKRKRLNTKTQKDPKASKLVASKKHKLDSVAKDNKNKKTTPLTGQERRLHSKELADARKKKRKRHFTLEQELARLWEKMRRHEIAKEDRAKLVTEALQKMKGKIPEIAKRNKMVTTIPRIIIVCQYSLGSVWSVFVETTTLLHLGLAMDGFVNSLAFAKSGEVLVAGVGQLVIVRLLVLSD; translated from the exons ATGGCGGCGAAGAAGCATGACGTCGGAGACaccaaaaagagaaagagactcAATACTAAAACTCAAAAAGATCCCAAGGCTTCAAAGCTCGTTGCCTCAAAGAAGCACAAACTAGACTCCGTTGCTAAAGACAACAAGAACAAGAAGACGACTCCTCTTACCGGCCAAGAACGTCGTCTTCATTCCAAG GAACTAGCAGATgctagaaaaaagaagagaaagcgACATTTCACTCTTGAGCAA gAGCTTGCGCGTCTATGGGAAAAGATGAGACGTCATGAGATTGCTAAAGAGGACAGAGCTAA GCTAGTGACTGAAGCTTTGCAAAAGATGAAGGGGAAGATTCCAGAGATTGCAAAAAGGAAT AAAATGGTTACAACCATCCCAAGGATCATCATTGTTTGTCAGTATTCTCTTGGGTCAGTGTGGTCAGTGTTTGTAGAAACAACGACCTTGCTGCATCTAGGGCTGGCAATG GATGGGTTTGTGAATTCCTTGGCTTTTGCAAAATCAGGAGAAGTCTTAGTTGCTGGAGTTGGACAG CTTGTGATTGTGAGACTTCTCGTGTTAAGTGATTAG